The following proteins are co-located in the Solea solea chromosome 21, fSolSol10.1, whole genome shotgun sequence genome:
- the LOC131448103 gene encoding cytohesin-1-like isoform X3, translating into MLKLKDEIAEVTNEIENLGQTEERKSMQRSKQMAMGRKKFNMDPKKGIRFLVDSSLLKNTRDDIAQFLYKGEGLNKTAIGDYLGERDDFNIEVLHAFLDLHEFTDLNLVQALRQFLWSFRLPGEAQKIDRMMEAFAQRYCHCNPGVFQSTDTCYVLSFAVIMLNTSLHNPNVKDKPSVQRFTAMNRGINDGGDLPEELLRNLYDSIKNEPFKIPEDDGNDLTHTFFNPDREGWLLKLGGGRVKNWKRRWFILTDNCLYYFEYTTDKEPRGIIPLENLSIREVDDSKKPNCFELFIPNHKDQVIKACKTEADGRVVEGNHTFYRISAPTTEEKDEWINSIKAAISKDPFYEMLAARKKKVSSLKGL; encoded by the exons ATGTTG AAACTGAAGGATGAGATAGCCGAGGTGACCAATGAGATTGAAAATCTGGGCCAGACTGAAGAGAG gaAAAGTATGCAGAGGAGTAAACAGATGGCCATGGGCCGAAAAAAGTTCAACATGGACCCAAAGAAG ggGATCCGTTTTTTGGTGGACAGCTCTCTGCTGAAAAACACCAGAGATGACATCGCCCAGTTTCTCTACAAGGGGGAGGGGCTTAATAAGACGGCCATTGGGGACTACCTGGGGGAGAG AGATGACTTCAACATCGAGGTTCTGCATGCCTTCCTGGATTTACACGAGTTCACAGACCTGAACCTGGTTCAGGCTCTCAGGCAGTTCCTGTGGAGCTTCAGGCTGCCCGGGGAAGCTCAGAAGATCGATCGCATGATGGAGGCGTTCGCCCAGAGATACTGTCACTGTAACCCTGGCGTGTTTCAGAGCACAG ataCTTGTTACGTGTTATCGTTTGCGGTGATCATGCTGAACACCAGTCTACACAACCCCAACGTTAAGGACAAGCCCTCTGTTCAGAGATTCACAGCAATGAACAGAGGTATCAATGATGGAGGAGACCTGCCCGAGGAGCTGCTCAGG AACCTGTACGACAGCATCAAGAATGAACCCTTTAAGATCCCAGAGGACGACGGGAATGACCTCACGCACACTTTCTTCAACCCTGACCGGGAAGGATGGCTTCTGAAACTCGG AGGTGGACGGGTTAAGAACTGGAAGAGACGCTGGTTCATTCTCACTGATAACTGTCTCTATTACTTTGAATACACCACT GATAAAGAACCCAGAGGGATTATTCCGTTGGAAAATTTGAGCATACGAGAAGTTGATGACTCCAAGAAACCG AACTGCTTTGAGCTCTTCATCCCCAACCACAAAGATCAGGTGATCAAAGCCTGTAAGACGGAGGCAGACGGCCGCGTCGTCGAGGGAAACCACACTTTTTATAGAATCTCAGCCCCGACCACAGAGGAGAAGGACGAGTGGATCAACAGCATCAA AGCTGCCATCAGCAAAGACCCATTCTATGAAATGCTGGCAGCTCGGAAGAAGAAGGTGTCGTCTCTGAAGGGACTTTAG
- the LOC131448103 gene encoding cytohesin-1-like isoform X2: MVLKSEDGVVPDDLSPEERQELESIRRRKQELLQDIQKLKDEIAEVTNEIENLGQTEERKSMQRSKQMAMGRKKFNMDPKKGIRFLVDSSLLKNTRDDIAQFLYKGEGLNKTAIGDYLGERDDFNIEVLHAFLDLHEFTDLNLVQALRQFLWSFRLPGEAQKIDRMMEAFAQRYCHCNPGVFQSTDTCYVLSFAVIMLNTSLHNPNVKDKPSVQRFTAMNRGINDGGDLPEELLRNLYDSIKNEPFKIPEDDGNDLTHTFFNPDREGWLLKLGGRVKNWKRRWFILTDNCLYYFEYTTDKEPRGIIPLENLSIREVDDSKKPNCFELFIPNHKDQVIKACKTEADGRVVEGNHTFYRISAPTTEEKDEWINSIKAAISKDPFYEMLAARKKKVSSLKGL, encoded by the exons AAACTGAAGGATGAGATAGCCGAGGTGACCAATGAGATTGAAAATCTGGGCCAGACTGAAGAGAG gaAAAGTATGCAGAGGAGTAAACAGATGGCCATGGGCCGAAAAAAGTTCAACATGGACCCAAAGAAG ggGATCCGTTTTTTGGTGGACAGCTCTCTGCTGAAAAACACCAGAGATGACATCGCCCAGTTTCTCTACAAGGGGGAGGGGCTTAATAAGACGGCCATTGGGGACTACCTGGGGGAGAG AGATGACTTCAACATCGAGGTTCTGCATGCCTTCCTGGATTTACACGAGTTCACAGACCTGAACCTGGTTCAGGCTCTCAGGCAGTTCCTGTGGAGCTTCAGGCTGCCCGGGGAAGCTCAGAAGATCGATCGCATGATGGAGGCGTTCGCCCAGAGATACTGTCACTGTAACCCTGGCGTGTTTCAGAGCACAG ataCTTGTTACGTGTTATCGTTTGCGGTGATCATGCTGAACACCAGTCTACACAACCCCAACGTTAAGGACAAGCCCTCTGTTCAGAGATTCACAGCAATGAACAGAGGTATCAATGATGGAGGAGACCTGCCCGAGGAGCTGCTCAGG AACCTGTACGACAGCATCAAGAATGAACCCTTTAAGATCCCAGAGGACGACGGGAATGACCTCACGCACACTTTCTTCAACCCTGACCGGGAAGGATGGCTTCTGAAACTCG GTGGACGGGTTAAGAACTGGAAGAGACGCTGGTTCATTCTCACTGATAACTGTCTCTATTACTTTGAATACACCACT GATAAAGAACCCAGAGGGATTATTCCGTTGGAAAATTTGAGCATACGAGAAGTTGATGACTCCAAGAAACCG AACTGCTTTGAGCTCTTCATCCCCAACCACAAAGATCAGGTGATCAAAGCCTGTAAGACGGAGGCAGACGGCCGCGTCGTCGAGGGAAACCACACTTTTTATAGAATCTCAGCCCCGACCACAGAGGAGAAGGACGAGTGGATCAACAGCATCAA AGCTGCCATCAGCAAAGACCCATTCTATGAAATGCTGGCAGCTCGGAAGAAGAAGGTGTCGTCTCTGAAGGGACTTTAG
- the LOC131448103 gene encoding cytohesin-1-like isoform X4, which produces MQRSKQMAMGRKKFNMDPKKGIRFLVDSSLLKNTRDDIAQFLYKGEGLNKTAIGDYLGERDDFNIEVLHAFLDLHEFTDLNLVQALRQFLWSFRLPGEAQKIDRMMEAFAQRYCHCNPGVFQSTDTCYVLSFAVIMLNTSLHNPNVKDKPSVQRFTAMNRGINDGGDLPEELLRNLYDSIKNEPFKIPEDDGNDLTHTFFNPDREGWLLKLGGGRVKNWKRRWFILTDNCLYYFEYTTDKEPRGIIPLENLSIREVDDSKKPNCFELFIPNHKDQVIKACKTEADGRVVEGNHTFYRISAPTTEEKDEWINSIKAAISKDPFYEMLAARKKKVSSLKGL; this is translated from the exons ATGCAGAGGAGTAAACAGATGGCCATGGGCCGAAAAAAGTTCAACATGGACCCAAAGAAG ggGATCCGTTTTTTGGTGGACAGCTCTCTGCTGAAAAACACCAGAGATGACATCGCCCAGTTTCTCTACAAGGGGGAGGGGCTTAATAAGACGGCCATTGGGGACTACCTGGGGGAGAG AGATGACTTCAACATCGAGGTTCTGCATGCCTTCCTGGATTTACACGAGTTCACAGACCTGAACCTGGTTCAGGCTCTCAGGCAGTTCCTGTGGAGCTTCAGGCTGCCCGGGGAAGCTCAGAAGATCGATCGCATGATGGAGGCGTTCGCCCAGAGATACTGTCACTGTAACCCTGGCGTGTTTCAGAGCACAG ataCTTGTTACGTGTTATCGTTTGCGGTGATCATGCTGAACACCAGTCTACACAACCCCAACGTTAAGGACAAGCCCTCTGTTCAGAGATTCACAGCAATGAACAGAGGTATCAATGATGGAGGAGACCTGCCCGAGGAGCTGCTCAGG AACCTGTACGACAGCATCAAGAATGAACCCTTTAAGATCCCAGAGGACGACGGGAATGACCTCACGCACACTTTCTTCAACCCTGACCGGGAAGGATGGCTTCTGAAACTCGG AGGTGGACGGGTTAAGAACTGGAAGAGACGCTGGTTCATTCTCACTGATAACTGTCTCTATTACTTTGAATACACCACT GATAAAGAACCCAGAGGGATTATTCCGTTGGAAAATTTGAGCATACGAGAAGTTGATGACTCCAAGAAACCG AACTGCTTTGAGCTCTTCATCCCCAACCACAAAGATCAGGTGATCAAAGCCTGTAAGACGGAGGCAGACGGCCGCGTCGTCGAGGGAAACCACACTTTTTATAGAATCTCAGCCCCGACCACAGAGGAGAAGGACGAGTGGATCAACAGCATCAA AGCTGCCATCAGCAAAGACCCATTCTATGAAATGCTGGCAGCTCGGAAGAAGAAGGTGTCGTCTCTGAAGGGACTTTAG
- the LOC131448102 gene encoding CDP-diacylglycerol--glycerol-3-phosphate 3-phosphatidyltransferase, mitochondrial isoform X2 yields MSVGCSRRRRHSVSGPLLMNSSVLLLAPLLAEADPSPSRAVRPSGSAGDQSSGDGLCAHFRWMAEHVPAFRVPGTHIHILTSPDQFYQAMKDRIQTAKRRVVMASLYLGTGQLEQELVDCMEDALQRSQDHSRSPDLKVSILLDFTRGSRGQVNSRTMLLPLLRRFTSQMRVSLYHTPDLRGLLRLLVPQRFNETIGVQHIKVYLFDDSVIISGANLSDSYFTNRQDRYVLLENCRDVADFFSDLVEAVGDVSLQLQPDNSVSMLEGMVHPYNGNRQDFSAVARKRIMEVVNTAHVRQQLLSRSGDSEDGGMSEGEGEEEEDTWVFPLVQMKPVGIKVDEQVTQRLLRDAGPDSTVFLTSGYFNLTQAYMRLVLGAGASYRILTASPEVNGFFGAKGVAGAIPAAYVHIARQFYSQVCQLGQQERVHLHEYHRAQWTFHAKGLWYYLQGQDRPCLTLIGSPNFGYRSVHRDLEAQIAIVTENEELQSQLQEEQEMLYQRSTEVSTSTFERPDRYVKLWVKLVTPLIKNFF; encoded by the exons ATGAGTGTCGGCTGTAGCCGCCGGAGGCGCCATAGCGTTTCTGGACCGTTACTGATGAA CTCCTCCGTGCTGCTGCTGGCCCCGCTGCTAGCTGAAGCTGACCCGTCCCCGAGTCGGGCTGTGAGGCCCTCGGGGTCAGCGGGGGATCAGAGCAGTGGAGACGGCCTCTGCGCTCACTTCCGATGGATGGCGGAGCACGTACCAGCCTTCCGGGTGCCCGGAACCCACATCCACATTCTCACCTCACCTGACCAGTTCTACCAGGCCATGAAG GATCGAATCCAGACTGCAAAGAGAAGAGTGGTGATGGCCTCGCTGTACCTGGGAACAGGTCAACTGGAGCAGGAGctg GTGGACTGTATGGAGGACGCTCTGCAGCGCTCACAGGACCACAGTCGCTCTCCTGACCTGAAGGTCTCCATACTGCTGGACTTCACTCGTGGATCACGAG GGCAGGTGAACTCGAGGACCATGCTGCTGCCGTTGTTGCGGCGCTTCACCTCTCAGATGCGCGTCTCTCTCTACCACACTCCAGACCTGAGGGGCCTACTGCGGCTGCTCGTGCCGCAGCGCTTCAACGAGACCATCGGGGTCCAGCACATCAAAGTGTATCTGTTTGACGACAGCGTTATCATCAGCGG GGCCAACCTGAGCGACTCGTACTTCACTAACAGACAGGATCGCTACGTGCTGCTGGAGAACTGCAGGGACGTCGCCGACTTCTTCTCGGACCTGGTGGAGGCTGTGGGAGATGTTTCCCTGCAGCTTCAGCCCGACAACTCAGTCTCCATGCTGGAGGGCATGGTGCACCCGTACAACG GCAACAGACAAGACTTTTCAGCCGTGGCAAGGAAGCGAATCATGGAGGTCGTGAACACAGCTCACGTGAGGCAGCAGCTGCTGAGCCGGTCGGGTGATTCGGAGGACGGGGGGATGAGCGAGggcgagggggaggaggaggaggacacctGGGTGTTTCCTCTGGTGCAGATGAAACCCGTGGGCATCAAGGTGGACGAGCAGGTGACACAG CGCTTGCTGAGGGACGCCGGGCCAGACTCCACCGTCTTCCTAACATCGGGTTACTTCAACCTGACCCAGGCGTATATGCGGCTGGTGCTCGGCGCTGGAGCCAGCTACCGCATCCTCACCGCCTCCCCCGAGGTCAACGGGTTCTTCGGCGCAAAGGGTGTCGCCGGAGCGATCCCCGCGGCGTACGTTCACATCGCCCGGCAGTTCTACAGCCAGGTGTGCCAGCTGGGCCAACAGGAGCGGGTCCACCTGCACGAGTACCACAGAGCACAGTGGACCTTCCACGCCAAAG GTCTGTGGTATTACCTCCAGGGGCAGGACCGGCCTTGCCTCACTCTAATTGGCTCCCCTAATTTTGGTTACCGCTCAGTTCACCGTGACCTAGAGGCCCAAATTGCCATAGTAACAGAGAATGAGGAGCTGCAGAGCCAGCTGCAGgag GAGCAGGAGATGTTGTACCAGCGCTCCACTGAAGTGTCCACCTCAACGTTTGAGCGGCCAGACCGTTACGTCAAACTGTGGGTGAAACTGGTCACGCCCCTCATCAAGAATTTCTTCTGA
- the LOC131448102 gene encoding CDP-diacylglycerol--glycerol-3-phosphate 3-phosphatidyltransferase, mitochondrial isoform X1, with translation MAAPMTWRRLVYSVYTPAVAGVFTRISDRIFRARDRRRGSSVLLLAPLLAEADPSPSRAVRPSGSAGDQSSGDGLCAHFRWMAEHVPAFRVPGTHIHILTSPDQFYQAMKDRIQTAKRRVVMASLYLGTGQLEQELVDCMEDALQRSQDHSRSPDLKVSILLDFTRGSRGQVNSRTMLLPLLRRFTSQMRVSLYHTPDLRGLLRLLVPQRFNETIGVQHIKVYLFDDSVIISGANLSDSYFTNRQDRYVLLENCRDVADFFSDLVEAVGDVSLQLQPDNSVSMLEGMVHPYNGNRQDFSAVARKRIMEVVNTAHVRQQLLSRSGDSEDGGMSEGEGEEEEDTWVFPLVQMKPVGIKVDEQVTQRLLRDAGPDSTVFLTSGYFNLTQAYMRLVLGAGASYRILTASPEVNGFFGAKGVAGAIPAAYVHIARQFYSQVCQLGQQERVHLHEYHRAQWTFHAKGLWYYLQGQDRPCLTLIGSPNFGYRSVHRDLEAQIAIVTENEELQSQLQEEQEMLYQRSTEVSTSTFERPDRYVKLWVKLVTPLIKNFF, from the exons ATGGCGGCTCCCATGACATGGAGGAGGCTGGTGTACTCCGTGTACACACCGGCTGTCGCCGGGGTTTTTACACGAATATCAGACCGGATCTTCCGTGCAAGAGACCGACGAAGAGG CTCCTCCGTGCTGCTGCTGGCCCCGCTGCTAGCTGAAGCTGACCCGTCCCCGAGTCGGGCTGTGAGGCCCTCGGGGTCAGCGGGGGATCAGAGCAGTGGAGACGGCCTCTGCGCTCACTTCCGATGGATGGCGGAGCACGTACCAGCCTTCCGGGTGCCCGGAACCCACATCCACATTCTCACCTCACCTGACCAGTTCTACCAGGCCATGAAG GATCGAATCCAGACTGCAAAGAGAAGAGTGGTGATGGCCTCGCTGTACCTGGGAACAGGTCAACTGGAGCAGGAGctg GTGGACTGTATGGAGGACGCTCTGCAGCGCTCACAGGACCACAGTCGCTCTCCTGACCTGAAGGTCTCCATACTGCTGGACTTCACTCGTGGATCACGAG GGCAGGTGAACTCGAGGACCATGCTGCTGCCGTTGTTGCGGCGCTTCACCTCTCAGATGCGCGTCTCTCTCTACCACACTCCAGACCTGAGGGGCCTACTGCGGCTGCTCGTGCCGCAGCGCTTCAACGAGACCATCGGGGTCCAGCACATCAAAGTGTATCTGTTTGACGACAGCGTTATCATCAGCGG GGCCAACCTGAGCGACTCGTACTTCACTAACAGACAGGATCGCTACGTGCTGCTGGAGAACTGCAGGGACGTCGCCGACTTCTTCTCGGACCTGGTGGAGGCTGTGGGAGATGTTTCCCTGCAGCTTCAGCCCGACAACTCAGTCTCCATGCTGGAGGGCATGGTGCACCCGTACAACG GCAACAGACAAGACTTTTCAGCCGTGGCAAGGAAGCGAATCATGGAGGTCGTGAACACAGCTCACGTGAGGCAGCAGCTGCTGAGCCGGTCGGGTGATTCGGAGGACGGGGGGATGAGCGAGggcgagggggaggaggaggaggacacctGGGTGTTTCCTCTGGTGCAGATGAAACCCGTGGGCATCAAGGTGGACGAGCAGGTGACACAG CGCTTGCTGAGGGACGCCGGGCCAGACTCCACCGTCTTCCTAACATCGGGTTACTTCAACCTGACCCAGGCGTATATGCGGCTGGTGCTCGGCGCTGGAGCCAGCTACCGCATCCTCACCGCCTCCCCCGAGGTCAACGGGTTCTTCGGCGCAAAGGGTGTCGCCGGAGCGATCCCCGCGGCGTACGTTCACATCGCCCGGCAGTTCTACAGCCAGGTGTGCCAGCTGGGCCAACAGGAGCGGGTCCACCTGCACGAGTACCACAGAGCACAGTGGACCTTCCACGCCAAAG GTCTGTGGTATTACCTCCAGGGGCAGGACCGGCCTTGCCTCACTCTAATTGGCTCCCCTAATTTTGGTTACCGCTCAGTTCACCGTGACCTAGAGGCCCAAATTGCCATAGTAACAGAGAATGAGGAGCTGCAGAGCCAGCTGCAGgag GAGCAGGAGATGTTGTACCAGCGCTCCACTGAAGTGTCCACCTCAACGTTTGAGCGGCCAGACCGTTACGTCAAACTGTGGGTGAAACTGGTCACGCCCCTCATCAAGAATTTCTTCTGA